One genomic segment of Pseudomonas chlororaphis subsp. aurantiaca includes these proteins:
- a CDS encoding type II secretion system F family protein has product MPGPVLLALLCLTLLGLSGWMFYNGLRQARTARVLDRLAQGQPQLNMEKTSWSRLERAFLRAGLGRPTERLGLWLVVWAAGCMLGYGLGKWPGLLALLVAPPLLLRLYISWLYRRRLKRMIEQLPPLLDHAVRSLKSGRTLADAVLGGIEAADNPLKHAMGRVQRNVLLGVNLPDAVADFAELYERDELRLLALGLKVNHRYGGNASELLENLIKLIRERDQAARQLRAMTGETRVTAMVLAALPVSLAGYFLIANPTYLMSMWNQSSGQMMLLAAFGLQVVGCALLWRMLRSV; this is encoded by the coding sequence ATGCCAGGTCCCGTGCTGCTTGCCCTCCTGTGCCTGACCCTGCTGGGGCTGTCGGGCTGGATGTTCTACAACGGCCTGCGCCAGGCCCGCACCGCCCGGGTGCTCGACCGCCTGGCCCAGGGGCAACCACAACTGAACATGGAAAAGACCTCCTGGAGCCGGCTCGAAAGGGCCTTTCTGCGCGCCGGCCTCGGTCGTCCCACCGAGCGCCTGGGGCTATGGCTGGTGGTCTGGGCCGCGGGCTGCATGCTCGGGTATGGGCTGGGCAAATGGCCGGGGCTGCTCGCCCTGCTCGTCGCGCCGCCCCTGCTGCTGCGCCTGTACATCAGCTGGCTGTACCGGCGGCGCCTCAAGCGCATGATCGAACAGCTACCGCCATTGCTCGACCATGCCGTGCGCAGCCTCAAGTCGGGACGCACCCTGGCCGACGCGGTGCTGGGCGGCATCGAAGCTGCCGACAATCCGTTGAAGCACGCCATGGGCCGGGTCCAGCGCAACGTGCTGCTGGGGGTCAACCTGCCGGATGCGGTGGCCGACTTCGCCGAATTGTACGAGCGCGATGAACTGCGCCTGCTCGCCCTCGGGCTCAAGGTCAACCACCGCTATGGCGGCAATGCCAGCGAGCTGCTGGAAAACCTGATCAAGCTGATCCGCGAGCGCGACCAGGCCGCCCGGCAGCTGCGCGCCATGACCGGCGAAACCCGTGTCACGGCGATGGTCCTCGCGGCCCTGCCGGTGTCACTGGCCGGCTATTTCCTGATAGCCAACCCGACCTACTTGATGAGTATGTGGAACCAGAGTTCAGGCCAGATGATGCTGCTGGCCGCCTTCGGGTTGCAGGTCGTCGGTTGCG